The following proteins are co-located in the Paralichthys olivaceus isolate ysfri-2021 chromosome 2, ASM2471397v2, whole genome shotgun sequence genome:
- the kcnab2a gene encoding voltage-gated potassium channel subunit beta-2 isoform X4, with protein sequence MYPESTTDSPARLSLRQTGSPGMIYRNLGKSGLRVSCLGLGTWVTFGGQITDEMAEQLMTLAYENGINLFDTAEVYAAGKAEVVLGNIIKKKGWRRSSLVITTKIFWGGKAETERGLSRKHIIEGLKASLERLQLDYVDVVFANRPDPNTPMEETVRAMTHVINQGMAMYWGTSRWSPMEIMEAYSVARQFNQIPPICEQAEYHMFQREKVEVQLPELFHKIGVGAMTWSPLACGIISGKYDGRVPPYSRASLKGYQWLKDKILSEEGRRQQAKLKELQAIAERLGCTLPQLAIAWCLRNEGVSSVLLGASSTDQLMENIGAIQVLPKLSSSITHEVDSILGNKPYSKKDYRS encoded by the exons AAACCTTGGGAAGTCGGGCCTGCGGGTGTCCTGCCTTGGATTAG GAACATGGGTGACTTTTGGCGGACAGATAACAGATGAG ATGGCAGAGCAGCTGATGACTCTGGCGTATGAAAATGGCATCAATCTGTTTGACACAGCAGAGGTTTACGCTGCTGGAAA GGCAGAGGTGGTGCTCGGAAACAtcataaagaaaaaaggatgGAG acGTTCAAGTCTGGTGATAACAACAAAGATCTTCTGGGGTGGAAA agCTGAGACTGAAAGAGGTTTATCCCGAAAACACATTATAGAAG GTTTAAAAGCTTCTCTAGAAAGACTGCAATTAGACTATGTGGACGTGGTGTTTGCAAATAGACCGGACCCTAATACACccatggaag aaaCAGTTCGAGCAATGACCCATGTGATAAATCAAGGCATGGCCATGTACTGGGGAACATCCCGCTGGAGTCCAATGGAAATAATG GAAGCATACTCTGTGGCGCGACAGTTCAACCAGATTCCTCCCATCTGTGAGCAGGCTGAGTACCACATGTTTCAGAGAGAGAAGGTGGAGGTGCAGCTACCTGAGCTCTTCCATAAGATAG GTGTGGGGGCAATGACATGGTCACCACTGGCCTGTGGGATCATCTCAGGGAAATACGACGGCAGGGTGCCTCCCTACTCTCGGGCCTCTCTGAAG GGCTACCAGTGGTTGAAGGACAAGATCTTGAGCGAGGAGGGCCGGCGTCAGCAGGCGAAGTTGAAAGAGCTGCAGGCAATCGCGGAGCGGCTGGGCTGCACTCTGCCCCAACTCGCCATCG CGTGGTGCCTACGGAACGAGGGAGTGAGCTCAGTCCTTCTAGGGGCGTCCAGCACCGACCAGCTGATGGAGAACATAGGAGCGATACAG GTTCTTCCAAAGTTGTCATCCTCCATCACACATGAGGTGGACAGCATCCTGGGGAACAAGCCGTACAGTAAAAAGGACTATCGCTCTTAA